In one Thioclava sp. ES.031 genomic region, the following are encoded:
- the araD1 gene encoding AraD1 family protein, translating to MLLSQLTLPDGSRAVAVREDGPAHLVPGVTSTRDLALAAIAAGHDLATEIAACGQGDEVDLEAAYAEGRMLVPLDHPDAAHLHLTGTGLTHLGSASTRDAMHTKVTEEMTDSMKMFRMGLEGGKPAAGSVGVQPEWFYKGNGLAAVAPGAALTSPGFALDGGEEPEVAGLYVIAPDGQPVRVGFALGNEFSDHVTERGNYLWLAHSKLRPASFGPEMLVGDLPESVEGTSRILRDGETVWEKPFLSGEANMSHSIANLEHHHFKYAPFRDPGDVHVHFFGTATLSFADGISAAPGDVFEIECPQFGFALRNPLARNSDASAPVAVASL from the coding sequence ATGTTGCTCTCGCAATTGACCCTTCCCGACGGATCGCGCGCCGTGGCCGTGCGTGAAGACGGCCCCGCACATCTGGTTCCGGGCGTCACCTCGACCCGCGATCTGGCGCTGGCCGCCATTGCCGCCGGGCACGATCTGGCGACCGAGATCGCCGCGTGCGGGCAGGGGGACGAGGTGGACCTGGAGGCCGCCTATGCCGAGGGGCGCATGCTGGTGCCGCTCGATCACCCCGATGCCGCGCATCTGCATCTGACCGGGACGGGGCTGACCCATCTGGGCTCCGCCTCCACCCGCGATGCGATGCACACCAAGGTCACCGAGGAGATGACCGACAGCATGAAGATGTTCCGCATGGGGCTGGAGGGCGGCAAGCCCGCCGCTGGCTCCGTGGGGGTGCAGCCCGAGTGGTTCTACAAAGGCAACGGTCTGGCGGCGGTCGCCCCGGGCGCTGCGCTGACCTCGCCGGGCTTCGCGCTCGACGGTGGCGAGGAACCGGAGGTCGCGGGGCTCTACGTGATCGCACCCGACGGGCAGCCGGTCCGCGTGGGCTTCGCCCTGGGCAACGAGTTCTCCGATCATGTGACCGAGCGCGGCAACTACCTGTGGCTCGCCCATTCCAAGCTGCGCCCGGCGAGCTTCGGACCCGAGATGCTGGTGGGCGATCTGCCCGAAAGCGTGGAGGGCACCAGCCGCATCCTGCGCGACGGCGAAACTGTCTGGGAAAAGCCCTTCCTCTCGGGCGAGGCGAACATGTCCCACTCCATCGCCAATCTCGAACATCACCACTTCAAATACGCGCCGTTCCGCGATCCGGGCGATGTGCATGTGCATTTCTTCGGGACCGCGACGCTCAGCTTCGCCGACGGGATCAGCGCCGCGCCGGGCGACGTCTTCGAGATCGAATGCCCACAGTTCGGTTTCGCGCTCCGCAATCCGCTCGCCCGCAATTCCGACGCGTCGGCCCCCGTGGCCGTCGCCAGCCTCTGA
- the mmsB gene encoding multiple monosaccharide ABC transporter permease: protein MDQIEQANSEPSGGLGIGAYIARHIREYGLLFALIAIMLFFQIVTGGTLLKPVNITNLFLQNSYIIIMALGMLLVIVGGNIDLSVGSVMGFIGAFAAVLIVSMDLPVAVAIPACLVMGMAIGAVQGYFVAYWKIPSFIVTLAGMLVFRGLSLWLLEGQSIGPFPKSFQALSTGFIADPFGVGRPNTLALAVGVAAVVLLVWIGLRARARDARYGIEGEPLGLFVLRNAIVAAALLFVTWKLAWFRGLPNVLLSMVILTIIYVFVTERTTLGRRVYAVGGNSKAAKLSGIRTERLTFLTFVNMGLLAALAGLVFAARLNTATPKAGFAVELDVIAAVFIGGASMSGGSGKIIGAVVGAFIMGVMNNGMSILGIGIDYQQVIKGLVLLAAVFFDVYNKNKEA, encoded by the coding sequence ATGGACCAGATCGAACAAGCGAATTCCGAGCCTTCGGGAGGCCTTGGGATCGGCGCCTATATCGCGCGCCACATCCGCGAATACGGACTGCTGTTTGCGTTGATCGCGATCATGCTGTTCTTCCAGATCGTGACGGGCGGCACGCTGCTCAAACCGGTCAACATCACCAACCTGTTCCTGCAGAACAGCTACATCATCATCATGGCGCTGGGCATGTTGCTGGTGATCGTGGGGGGCAATATCGACCTCTCGGTCGGCTCGGTCATGGGCTTCATCGGGGCCTTCGCCGCAGTGCTGATCGTGTCGATGGACCTGCCGGTCGCGGTGGCGATCCCGGCTTGCCTCGTGATGGGCATGGCGATCGGCGCGGTGCAGGGTTATTTCGTAGCCTATTGGAAAATTCCGTCCTTCATCGTGACGCTGGCGGGGATGCTGGTGTTCCGCGGGCTGTCGCTCTGGCTGCTCGAAGGCCAGTCCATCGGCCCGTTCCCGAAATCGTTCCAGGCGCTGTCGACCGGGTTCATCGCGGATCCGTTCGGTGTGGGCCGCCCGAATACGCTGGCTTTGGCGGTGGGTGTCGCCGCCGTGGTACTGCTGGTCTGGATCGGCCTGCGGGCCCGGGCGCGGGATGCGCGCTACGGGATCGAAGGCGAACCGCTTGGCCTCTTCGTGCTGCGCAACGCCATCGTCGCCGCGGCGCTGCTCTTCGTGACGTGGAAACTCGCATGGTTCCGCGGCCTGCCGAACGTGCTGCTGTCGATGGTGATCCTGACGATCATCTATGTCTTCGTGACCGAACGCACCACGCTGGGCCGCAGGGTCTACGCGGTGGGCGGCAACTCCAAAGCGGCCAAGCTGTCGGGCATCCGCACCGAGCGGCTGACCTTCCTCACCTTCGTCAATATGGGCCTGCTGGCCGCGCTCGCCGGTCTCGTCTTCGCCGCACGCCTGAACACCGCGACCCCGAAAGCAGGCTTTGCGGTGGAGCTCGACGTGATCGCGGCTGTCTTCATCGGGGGCGCCTCGATGTCGGGCGGTTCCGGCAAGATCATCGGCGCGGTTGTCGGCGCCTTCATCATGGGCGTGATGAATAACGGCATGTCGATCCTCGGGATCGGCATCGATTACCAACAGGTCATCAAGGGGCTCGTGCTGCTCGCCGCCGTCTTCTTTGATGTCTACAACAAGAACAAGGAAGCCTGA
- the mmsA gene encoding multiple monosaccharide ABC transporter ATP-binding protein — translation MTTLLEMRNITKTFPGVKALDDVSIAVRDGEIHAICGENGAGKSTLMKVLSGVYPAGSYEGEIVYDGAAAEFRDIRDSEDRGIIIIHQELALVPLLSIAENIYLGNERAQSGVINWQETFQQTEGLLKKVGLREAPGTLVDSLGVGKQQLVEIAKALSKNVRLLILDEPTAALSESDSQALLDLLLELKAQGVTSIIISHKLNEVKRVADSVTVIRDGATISTIDARGGDLTEDRIVRDMVGRDMAHRFPDRTRRAGEVLFELKNWNVRHPEHRDRQMIRDLSMHVRAGEVVGIAGLMGSGRTELAMSVFGRSYGRDISGEVLIHGKPADVSTVDRAIAAGLAYVTEDRKSLGLILEETIQRNTTLANLGAVAKNGVVEDFRETEVAEKYRRDLNIRTPSVFQKVMNLSGGNQQKVVLAKWLFTGPEVLILDEPTRGIDVGAKYEIYGIINELSAAGKAVIMISSEMPELLGMSDRIYVMNEGSFVGELNADEASQERIMSLIVRE, via the coding sequence ATGACCACCCTTCTTGAAATGCGCAACATCACCAAGACCTTTCCCGGTGTGAAAGCGCTCGACGACGTCTCGATCGCGGTCCGTGACGGTGAAATCCACGCGATCTGCGGCGAGAACGGCGCGGGAAAATCGACCCTGATGAAAGTGCTCTCAGGCGTCTATCCCGCAGGCAGCTATGAGGGCGAGATCGTCTATGATGGCGCCGCTGCCGAGTTCCGCGACATCCGCGACAGCGAAGATCGCGGCATCATCATCATTCACCAGGAACTGGCGCTCGTGCCGCTCCTGTCGATTGCCGAGAACATCTATCTGGGCAATGAGCGCGCGCAGAGCGGCGTGATCAACTGGCAGGAAACCTTCCAGCAGACCGAGGGCCTGCTGAAGAAGGTCGGGCTGCGCGAGGCACCCGGCACGCTGGTCGACAGCCTCGGCGTGGGCAAGCAGCAGCTTGTCGAGATCGCGAAGGCGCTGTCGAAGAACGTGCGCCTCTTGATCCTCGACGAGCCGACTGCGGCGCTGTCGGAATCCGACAGTCAGGCGCTGCTGGATCTGCTGCTGGAGCTGAAGGCTCAGGGCGTCACCTCGATCATCATCAGCCACAAGCTGAACGAGGTGAAGCGCGTGGCCGACAGCGTGACCGTGATCCGCGACGGGGCCACGATCTCCACCATCGACGCGCGCGGCGGCGATCTGACCGAGGACCGCATCGTGCGCGACATGGTGGGCCGCGACATGGCGCATCGCTTCCCCGACCGGACCCGTCGCGCGGGCGAGGTGCTGTTCGAGCTGAAGAACTGGAACGTGCGCCACCCCGAACATCGCGACCGCCAGATGATCCGCGACCTGTCGATGCATGTCCGCGCCGGCGAGGTGGTCGGCATCGCGGGGCTGATGGGCTCGGGCCGCACCGAGCTTGCCATGAGCGTCTTCGGGCGCAGCTACGGGCGCGACATTTCAGGCGAGGTGCTGATCCACGGCAAGCCCGCCGATGTCTCGACCGTCGACCGCGCCATCGCGGCGGGGCTCGCCTATGTGACCGAGGACCGCAAGAGCCTCGGGCTGATCCTCGAGGAAACCATTCAGCGCAACACCACGCTGGCCAATCTCGGGGCGGTGGCGAAGAACGGCGTGGTCGAGGATTTCCGCGAAACCGAAGTGGCCGAGAAATACCGCCGCGACCTGAATATCCGCACGCCCTCGGTGTTCCAGAAGGTGATGAACCTCTCGGGCGGCAACCAGCAGAAGGTCGTGCTCGCGAAATGGCTCTTCACCGGGCCGGAGGTGCTGATCCTAGACGAGCCGACGCGCGGCATCGATGTCGGCGCGAAATACGAAATCTACGGGATCATCAATGAGCTGAGCGCGGCCGGGAAGGCCGTCATCATGATCTCTTCGGAAATGCCGGAACTTCTGGGCATGTCCGACCGGATCTACGTGATGAACGAGGGCAGTTTCGTGGGCGAGTTGAACGCCGACGAGGCCAGCCAGGAGCGCATCATGTCCTTGATCGTTAGGGAATAG
- the chvE gene encoding multiple monosaccharide ABC transporter substrate-binding protein, whose product MKIKTAAAVLAIGTALLGSGAWAETVGISMPTKSSARWISDGNSMVEQFQAAGYDTDLQYAEDDIPNQLAQVENMITKGVDVLVIAAIDGTTLSNALANAKAADIKVIAYDRLIRDTPDVDYYATFDNFKVGVEQANSLVQGLKERFPDTKPWNVELFGGSPDDNNAYFFYNGAMSVLQPLIESGDVVIPSGQMGMDTVGTLRWDGAVAQSRMDNLLSANYTDKQVQGVLSPYDGLSIGILSSLKGVGYGSGDMKMPIVTGQDAEVPSVKSILAGEQYSTIFKDTRELAKVTVGMVNAMLKGGEPEINDTETYDNGVKVIPSYLLQPVPVDKSNWEKVLIGSGYYTKDQIE is encoded by the coding sequence ATGAAAATCAAAACCGCCGCCGCAGTGCTGGCGATCGGCACCGCTTTGCTCGGTTCCGGGGCTTGGGCCGAAACCGTTGGAATCTCGATGCCGACCAAATCGTCGGCCCGCTGGATCTCTGACGGCAACTCGATGGTCGAACAGTTCCAGGCCGCAGGCTACGACACCGACCTGCAATATGCGGAAGACGATATTCCGAACCAGCTCGCTCAGGTCGAGAACATGATCACCAAGGGCGTGGACGTTCTGGTGATCGCCGCGATCGACGGCACGACGCTGTCGAACGCTCTGGCCAACGCGAAGGCCGCCGATATCAAGGTGATCGCCTATGACCGCCTGATCCGCGACACGCCGGATGTCGACTATTACGCGACCTTCGACAACTTCAAGGTCGGCGTGGAGCAGGCCAATTCGCTGGTCCAAGGGCTCAAGGAGCGTTTCCCTGACACCAAGCCGTGGAATGTCGAGCTGTTCGGCGGCTCGCCGGACGATAACAACGCCTATTTCTTCTATAACGGCGCGATGTCGGTGCTGCAGCCGCTCATCGAGTCGGGCGATGTCGTGATCCCGTCGGGGCAGATGGGCATGGATACGGTCGGCACGCTGCGCTGGGATGGTGCCGTGGCACAGTCGCGCATGGATAACCTTCTGTCGGCCAATTACACCGACAAGCAGGTGCAGGGCGTTCTGTCTCCCTACGATGGGCTGTCCATCGGCATCCTCTCCTCGCTCAAGGGCGTGGGCTACGGTTCGGGCGATATGAAGATGCCGATCGTCACCGGTCAGGACGCTGAAGTGCCGTCGGTGAAATCGATCCTCGCGGGCGAGCAATATTCGACCATCTTCAAGGATACCCGTGAACTGGCGAAAGTCACCGTGGGCATGGTCAACGCGATGCTCAAGGGCGGCGAGCCCGAGATCAACGACACCGAGACCTATGACAACGGCGTCAAGGTGATCCCGTCCTACCTGCTCCAGCCGGTGCCGGTGGACAAGTCGAACTGGGAAAAGGTTCTGATCGGCTCCGGTTACTACACCAAGGATCAGATCGAGTAA
- a CDS encoding LysR family transcriptional regulator produces the protein MPLSHLMLKPAQLRLIRAVAESGQLQLAAESCAMTQPAASRMLAEVERRVDAPLFTRQPKGMEPTEIGLAVLRRARAVLRELESMGSDIEALRSGHAGRVRIGAVTGPAVGYLVPAIRAVKRASPESDISVEVLPSRDLLGYLAAGEMDFILARVLPEFDSELFDITPMRDEKIVFLVRANHPLARSPFVTMTELGDYEWILQQRGAPIREATFEAFAALGLSEPRDCVNSPSLLFTIAYLAQSDAVAAVSEEVAQLLIREPVNAGFAVLRIQQEFRVSSYYLLGLRRRPLSPLALRLREELLQLSGQAS, from the coding sequence ATGCCCCTTTCTCACCTGATGCTGAAACCGGCGCAGCTGCGCCTGATCCGGGCGGTCGCGGAGTCCGGGCAACTTCAGCTCGCCGCTGAAAGCTGCGCCATGACCCAGCCGGCCGCGTCCCGGATGCTGGCCGAGGTAGAGCGCCGGGTCGACGCGCCGCTGTTCACCCGGCAGCCCAAGGGGATGGAGCCGACAGAGATCGGGCTGGCCGTGTTGCGCCGCGCCCGCGCCGTTCTGCGCGAGCTCGAGAGCATGGGCTCCGACATCGAGGCGCTGCGCAGCGGCCATGCCGGGCGCGTGCGGATCGGCGCGGTGACCGGCCCTGCGGTCGGCTATCTCGTGCCCGCGATCCGCGCCGTCAAACGCGCCTCGCCCGAGAGCGACATTTCCGTGGAGGTTCTGCCGTCACGCGATCTGTTGGGCTACCTCGCGGCCGGAGAGATGGACTTCATCCTCGCCCGGGTTCTGCCCGAGTTCGACAGCGAGCTTTTCGACATCACCCCGATGCGCGACGAGAAAATCGTCTTTCTCGTGCGCGCCAATCACCCGCTGGCCCGCTCACCCTTCGTCACGATGACCGAACTGGGGGATTACGAATGGATCCTGCAGCAGCGCGGCGCGCCGATCCGGGAGGCGACCTTCGAAGCCTTCGCCGCGCTGGGCCTGTCAGAGCCGCGCGACTGCGTGAACAGCCCGTCACTGCTGTTCACCATCGCCTATCTCGCGCAAAGCGACGCCGTGGCCGCCGTCTCGGAAGAGGTCGCGCAGCTTCTGATCCGCGAGCCCGTCAACGCGGGCTTCGCGGTTCTGCGCATCCAGCAAGAATTTCGGGTGTCGTCCTATTACCTGCTGGGCCTGCGCCGCCGCCCGCTCTCGCCGCTCGCGCTCAGGCTTCGAGAGGAACTGCTGCAGCTATCGGGGCAGGCAAGCTGA
- a CDS encoding Na/Pi cotransporter family protein has translation MIYFLINLAGAVALLLWAVRLIRTGVERAFMASLRQSLRRTAGTRISAMAAGTGAAMLLQSSTAVAILTAGFAASGTLAAVSGVALVLGADLGSSIVAQILLSPIHVLVPALLVIGVTLFLKSKARRPRQAGRIFVGLALVLLSLGLIGEATAPLRDSELVDAVLTRLGSDLVSAFVLGALLTWAMHSSIAAVLMFVTFAGQGLLPGTGAAAMVLGANLGGAIIPVMLTLSADPIPCRIMVSNFVLRGGGAALVLIGLMAFPRALDFLGATTARQVINLHLVFNLGVAILSLPLIPAVLRLAGAVVVERKDLSPTRITALDQKGLGDPGHALGNAARELLRMGEQVLEMLQPALGLFVRWDPEVAARIKRNESEVDRMHYEIKLYVARLNETRLSTEQSRRAMEIAMVANHLEDAGDQISTNLVDLAQRIHERGLTFSEEGLRELTDFHDRVTSNTRLALNVLMSGEIDDARQLVEEKDRTRAAEADLQAAHLARLRANNSASIETTNIHQETVRALKQINTDVTYVAYPILEQAGDLRATRLTG, from the coding sequence ATGATCTATTTCCTGATCAATCTCGCGGGCGCGGTGGCGCTGCTGCTCTGGGCGGTTCGGCTGATCCGCACCGGGGTCGAGCGCGCCTTCATGGCCTCGCTGCGTCAGTCCCTGCGCCGCACGGCAGGCACGCGGATCAGCGCGATGGCCGCGGGGACGGGGGCGGCGATGCTGCTGCAAAGCTCGACCGCCGTCGCGATCCTGACCGCCGGTTTCGCCGCCAGCGGGACATTGGCCGCCGTGTCGGGCGTGGCGCTGGTGTTGGGCGCCGATCTGGGCTCGTCCATCGTGGCGCAAATCTTGCTCTCGCCGATCCATGTTCTGGTGCCCGCGCTACTCGTGATCGGGGTGACGCTGTTTCTCAAATCAAAAGCCCGCCGTCCGCGCCAAGCGGGGCGCATCTTCGTGGGGCTGGCGCTGGTGCTGCTCTCGCTCGGCCTGATCGGCGAGGCGACGGCGCCCCTGCGCGACAGCGAACTGGTAGACGCGGTCCTGACCCGGCTGGGCAGCGATCTCGTCTCGGCCTTCGTCCTCGGGGCCTTGCTGACATGGGCGATGCATTCCTCGATCGCGGCGGTCTTGATGTTCGTGACCTTCGCGGGCCAGGGCCTGCTGCCGGGGACGGGCGCTGCGGCGATGGTGCTGGGTGCGAACCTCGGCGGGGCGATCATCCCGGTGATGCTGACGCTGTCGGCTGATCCGATCCCGTGCCGGATCATGGTTTCGAATTTCGTCCTGCGCGGGGGCGGCGCTGCGCTGGTGCTGATCGGTCTGATGGCCTTCCCGCGTGCGCTCGACTTTCTGGGCGCGACGACGGCGCGGCAGGTGATCAACCTGCATCTGGTCTTCAACCTCGGCGTCGCGATCCTGTCGCTTCCGTTGATCCCTGCGGTGCTGCGCCTTGCCGGGGCGGTCGTGGTCGAACGCAAGGACCTGTCGCCCACACGGATCACCGCGCTCGACCAAAAGGGCTTGGGCGATCCGGGCCATGCGCTCGGCAATGCCGCGCGCGAGTTGCTGCGCATGGGCGAGCAGGTCTTGGAGATGCTGCAGCCGGCGCTCGGTCTTTTCGTTCGCTGGGATCCGGAGGTCGCCGCCCGCATCAAGCGCAACGAGAGCGAAGTCGACCGGATGCATTACGAGATCAAGCTTTATGTCGCGCGGCTCAATGAGACGCGGCTGAGCACCGAGCAATCGCGTCGCGCGATGGAGATCGCGATGGTGGCGAACCATCTCGAGGATGCAGGCGATCAGATTTCGACCAATCTCGTCGATCTCGCCCAGCGCATCCACGAACGCGGCCTGACTTTCTCGGAAGAGGGGCTGCGGGAGCTGACCGACTTCCATGACCGCGTCACCTCGAACACGCGTCTGGCCCTGAACGTTTTGATGTCGGGGGAGATCGACGATGCGCGCCAGCTGGTCGAGGAGAAAGACCGCACCCGAGCCGCCGAGGCCGATTTGCAGGCGGCTCACCTTGCCCGGCTGCGCGCGAATAACAGCGCTTCTATCGAGACCACGAATATCCATCAGGAAACCGTGCGCGCGCTGAAGCAGATCAACACGGACGTGACCTATGTCGCCTATCCTATCCTCGAACAGGCAGGCGATCTGCGGGCGACGCGCCTGACCGGGTGA
- a CDS encoding DeoR/GlpR family DNA-binding transcription regulator: MKQEGQRLRKRDRREQILFELKLRPHLRISELAARFGVSTETIRRDFDALEEKGLIDRAHGGASRPHPGHYPTLDERERDQFQERERIGRMAAAQVAPGETLMIDSGSTTQQMARFLAMAGTPCRVITNSLPIAMLLGGSEGAEVILAPGNYLPTESAVVGEETLEFLSRHHVDRAVIGATALSCEGVSETIPGFAAIKRVMLAQAKAGMLLILGSKFGIHGFTRAATLDALALVVADRAPSADLKEALRENAVEVLLAK, translated from the coding sequence GTGAAACAAGAGGGACAGCGACTGCGCAAACGCGACCGGCGCGAGCAGATCCTGTTCGAGTTGAAGCTGCGCCCCCACCTGCGCATCTCGGAACTCGCGGCGCGGTTCGGGGTCTCGACAGAGACGATCCGGCGCGACTTCGATGCGCTCGAAGAGAAGGGACTGATCGACCGCGCGCATGGCGGGGCCTCGCGCCCCCATCCGGGTCACTATCCGACGCTGGACGAGCGCGAACGCGACCAGTTTCAGGAGCGCGAGCGGATCGGGCGCATGGCCGCCGCGCAGGTCGCGCCCGGCGAGACGCTGATGATCGATTCCGGCTCCACCACGCAGCAGATGGCCCGGTTTCTCGCCATGGCAGGCACACCCTGCCGCGTCATCACCAATTCGCTGCCAATCGCCATGCTTCTAGGCGGAAGCGAGGGGGCGGAGGTGATCCTTGCCCCGGGGAATTACCTGCCGACGGAATCGGCGGTCGTGGGCGAAGAGACGCTCGAATTCCTGTCGCGCCATCACGTCGACCGGGCGGTGATCGGCGCGACCGCGCTCTCGTGCGAAGGCGTGTCCGAAACCATTCCGGGCTTCGCCGCGATCAAGCGCGTGATGCTCGCGCAGGCGAAGGCGGGCATGCTGCTAATCCTTGGGTCGAAATTCGGCATTCACGGCTTCACCCGCGCCGCCACGCTCGACGCACTCGCCTTGGTGGTAGCGGACCGCGCCCCGTCCGCCGATCTGAAAGAGGCGCTGCGCGAGAACGCCGTGGAGGTACTGCTCGCGAAGTGA
- a CDS encoding HAD-IIA family hydrolase gives MTMTAQEALVAYERARHRLPSPGLISTSQMARDLSELADLFDVFLLDAFGVLNIGETAIEGTPERVAALQAQGKRVMVVSNAAGVPHDGLMRKYTRLGYAFAPEDVVTSRTAIVAALRSAPSRAWGLMASDTAGDDELDQFDVTWLAEDRATYDAAEGFLLIGAADWTEERQDLLEASIRDNPRPVWVGNPDIVAPREIGFSQEPGHFAHRLADATGVAPEFYGKPFTNIYDIAFARLGPVDPARVLMVGDSLHTDILGAQATGIRSALIAGYGFFDGEDAQAAIASCGIVPDFVLERP, from the coding sequence ATGACAATGACCGCGCAGGAAGCGCTCGTAGCTTATGAGCGCGCGCGCCATCGACTGCCCTCCCCCGGCCTGATCTCGACCAGCCAGATGGCGCGCGACCTCTCGGAGCTTGCCGATCTGTTCGACGTGTTCCTGCTCGATGCGTTCGGCGTGCTCAATATCGGAGAAACCGCGATCGAGGGCACACCCGAGCGCGTCGCGGCGCTGCAAGCTCAGGGCAAGCGGGTAATGGTCGTGTCGAACGCAGCCGGTGTTCCGCATGACGGCCTGATGCGGAAATACACGCGGCTCGGCTATGCCTTCGCACCCGAGGACGTCGTCACCAGCCGCACCGCCATTGTCGCGGCGCTGCGCTCCGCCCCTTCCCGCGCGTGGGGGCTGATGGCGAGCGACACGGCAGGCGATGACGAGCTGGATCAGTTCGACGTCACATGGCTCGCCGAGGATCGCGCCACCTACGACGCAGCCGAAGGGTTCCTGCTGATCGGCGCGGCGGACTGGACCGAAGAGCGACAAGACCTGCTCGAAGCGTCCATCCGCGATAACCCGCGCCCGGTCTGGGTCGGCAATCCCGATATTGTCGCCCCCCGTGAGATCGGGTTCTCGCAGGAGCCGGGCCACTTCGCGCATAGGCTCGCCGATGCGACAGGCGTGGCGCCGGAGTTCTACGGCAAGCCTTTCACCAATATCTACGACATCGCCTTCGCGCGTCTCGGTCCGGTCGATCCCGCGCGCGTGCTCATGGTGGGCGACAGTCTGCACACCGACATTCTCGGCGCACAGGCGACCGGAATCCGCTCTGCCCTGATCGCGGGATACGGCTTCTTCGATGGCGAGGACGCGCAGGCGGCCATTGCCTCCTGCGGCATCGTTCCGGATTTCGTTCTGGAACGACCGTGA
- a CDS encoding PAS domain S-box protein codes for MDSPESIQQHLAAIVEGSDDAIITKDLDSIILSWNRGAENLFGYTAQEAIGQPITIIFPHDRMDEEVDFIARLRRGERIAHYETVRQRKDGSPIPVSLTVSPVRDADGQVVGASKIARDITLQHQLAEQQRLLLSEMRHRVGNAFAVAASLIAVAARQADSAEQLSREMRSRLHAIAFLNSMTVNDPSGEQPDGMPLSYLVSTILKPFSEGASVQTSLLDIQVRPAAITPLTLVLFELATNSVKYGGLSRDGHGVEIDAVIEDGRFRLAWKEPGVTEAGSGKSESKGFGTSLCRLTVSTSLGGSFSREFTPEGLVAALDLDLAMVAQMP; via the coding sequence ATGGACTCACCAGAAAGCATCCAACAGCATTTGGCTGCGATCGTGGAAGGCTCGGACGATGCGATTATCACCAAGGACCTCGACAGCATCATCCTGAGCTGGAATCGCGGCGCGGAAAACCTGTTCGGCTACACGGCACAAGAAGCCATCGGTCAGCCGATCACGATCATCTTTCCCCACGACCGGATGGATGAGGAGGTCGATTTCATCGCCCGTCTGCGGCGCGGCGAGCGGATCGCCCATTACGAAACGGTCCGCCAGCGCAAGGATGGCAGCCCGATCCCGGTGTCGCTGACCGTCTCGCCGGTGCGCGATGCCGATGGCCAAGTCGTCGGCGCGTCGAAGATCGCCCGCGACATCACCTTGCAGCACCAACTGGCAGAGCAGCAAAGGCTGCTGCTGTCCGAGATGCGCCACCGGGTCGGCAATGCCTTCGCGGTGGCCGCGTCGCTGATTGCCGTCGCCGCGCGGCAGGCGGACAGCGCAGAGCAACTCAGTAGAGAGATGCGCAGCCGCCTTCACGCGATCGCGTTTCTCAACTCGATGACCGTGAACGACCCCTCGGGCGAACAACCCGATGGCATGCCGCTCTCCTATCTCGTGAGCACGATCCTGAAACCCTTCAGCGAAGGGGCGAGCGTCCAGACCTCGCTTCTGGATATTCAGGTGCGCCCTGCTGCGATCACGCCCCTGACGCTCGTTCTCTTCGAGCTTGCGACGAATTCGGTGAAATATGGGGGCCTGTCGCGGGACGGTCATGGCGTCGAAATAGACGCCGTGATCGAGGACGGGCGCTTCCGACTTGCATGGAAAGAGCCCGGCGTGACCGAAGCGGGATCCGGCAAGAGTGAAAGCAAAGGGTTCGGCACGTCGCTTTGCCGGCTCACCGTGTCGACCTCGCTTGGCGGCAGCTTCTCGCGCGAATTCACGCCGGAAGGATTGGTCGCGGCGTTGGATCTCGATCTGGCCATGGTAGCGCAGATGCCGTGA